In Oryza brachyantha chromosome 2, ObraRS2, whole genome shotgun sequence, a single window of DNA contains:
- the LOC121053521 gene encoding uncharacterized protein LOC121053521: MSDEVEMRQAKCRQDYMAIVKQSRQLIEKLEPKNEPKKRQRRSKNSETEKATTASSSKKMDRKELEETIRGFLKELD; this comes from the exons ATGTCGGACGAGGTCGAGATGAGGCAAGCCAAGTGCCGTCAAGACTACATGGCGATTGTTAAACAG AGCCGGCAGCTCATAGAAAAGCTGGAGCCAAAGAATGAACCAAAGAAAAGGCAGAGGCGATCAAAG AACTCTGAAACGGAAAAGGCGACCACAGCGAGCTCGTCTAAGAAAATGGACCGCAAAGAGCTTGAGGAGACCATCAGGGGGTTTCTGAAGGAGCTCGACTGA
- the LOC102719835 gene encoding uncharacterized protein LOC102719835, producing the protein MARSARSAATERAYNRFAPPASRGGAGGNGVDEFDESDIWGSFEPAADVVEPRAAGSPRGRHVPTARPGRKPAPKKKPAAHGSLPVNIPDWSKILGDEYRGPHAGGDWELDDDEDIDAAATTATSVVPPHELAWRRRAASLSVHDDGMGIGRTLKVRDAVWKKTGFQA; encoded by the coding sequence ATGGCGAGGAGCgcgcggtcggcggcgacggagcgaGCATACAAccggttcgcgccgccggcgtcgcgcggtggcgccggcggcaacggTGTCGATGAGTTCGACGAGTCGGACATATGGGGATCGTTCGAGCCGGCCGCCGACGTGGTCGAGCCCAGGGCGGCCGGCTCGCCCCGGGGACGTCACGTGCCGACCGCACGGCCCGGGCGTAAGCCGGCGCCGAAGAAGAAGCCCGCTGCGCACGGGTCCCTGCCGGTGAACATACCCGACTGGTCCAAGATCCTGGGCGACGAGTACAGGGGCccccacgccggcggcgactgggagttggacgacgacgaggacatcgacgcggcagcgacgacggccaCGTCCGTGGTGCCGCCGCACGAGCTggcgtggcgccgccgcgccgcgtccctGTCGGTGCACGACGACGGGATGGGGATCGGCCGGACGCTCAAGGTCCGCGACGCGGTCTGGAAGAAGACCGGGTTCCAGGCCTGA